Proteins from one Scylla paramamosain isolate STU-SP2022 chromosome 3, ASM3559412v1, whole genome shotgun sequence genomic window:
- the LOC135096318 gene encoding DBH-like monooxygenase protein 1 produces MWCSSVPDQKESKDRDEDERIGCEEQGSEAASGGVVEEAGRAAGGAGDLTQYVQCKHKHALERDYWADKNGPPILDASQDWKLLTGRQNDTHTMVRVRRPIKPYTIDDINVVDEPTWILWAWHPHDPGEDLQKAYHKGNRGKRKLCLLRTKCWPPPPVNAVVSTTTTTTSATHFHLLLLLPALLPRFL; encoded by the exons ATGTGGTGTTCCAGTGTTCCAGACCAAAAGGAGTCCAAGGACC GAGACGAGGATGAAAGAATTGGATGTGAGGAACAAGGAAGCGAGGCAGCAAGTGGcggagtggtggaggaggcgggCAGGGCTGCAGGAGGGGCTGGGGACCTGACTCAGTATGTTCAGTGCAAACATAAGCATGCTCTGGAGAGG GATTACTGGGCTGACAAGAATGGGCCTCCCATCCTGGACGCGTCCCAAGACTGGAAGCTACTGACGGGGCGCCAGAACGACACCCACACCATGGTCCGCGTGCGCCGCCCCATCAAGCCCTACACCATAGACGACATCAACGTGGTG GATGAACCCACGTGGATACTATGGGCCTGGCACCCGCACGACCCCGGCGAAGACCTGCAGAAGGCTTACCACAAAGGCAACCGAGGGAAGCGCAAGCTGTGTCTCTTAAGAACCAAATGCTGGCCGCCTCCTCCTGTCAACGCCGtcgtttccaccaccaccaccaccacctccgccacccactttcacctcctcctgctccttcccgCGCTTCTGCCTCGTTTCTTATGA